The Hordeum vulgare subsp. vulgare chromosome 4H, MorexV3_pseudomolecules_assembly, whole genome shotgun sequence genomic interval AACGCCCACCCCTACGTGGAGGTCGTCGCATGAAACATCAAAGATGAAATGTCGCTTTGAACTATTGCGGGTGTCAAGCCTTTGAataatgtaatgccccaagagtaacACGACCAGTATTTTGCCACGATGTGGGTGTATCAAACCCTTCTTCTTAATTAATGAAAATAGCAAGTCTTTTGCcttatttatttttaattaaTGAAAATAGCAAGTCTTTCGCCTTGTTTCAAAAAATGGGTTCGATGTGTACGTACATCTGTGTCCTAGCAATCGGGACTCTTGTGGTCATTGGTTTTGCACTCATGACCATGGTTTCTCTCATGGACAAGATGGCAACCTTCCCTACCCGTGACTGATCCTCGACTAATGTTGATGAGGTCGAGAGAAAAATTCTTTTGATTTTCTTATTCCTGAAAATATTCTATCTATCTACTAGACGTTGTAGAGAATTTATAATATTCATGTCTTACAATTCTCGAGCATCGACCCGGTAAGACTTtattctagtattttttataatctaTGATTAACATCCTTTCATAATACACCTTATCCTTAGGGGAAGTCGAATCCCCGCTACCTCCTTGAAAGAAAGATGTCCTAAACCACTAGACGATAGAGGCATCACTAGACGATAGGGCCATATACAACCACCAATTTGTTTGAGGCATAAAAAAGATGTACGATATATCCCTAAATAGTACTCTAAATTATCCACGGTGAATAAATATGGATACGAATATTTTCTGACAAACCGGTTACACGAAGACCCACGAAAAAACGTATGGGCTCGGGAAAGGGGTCCCTCGAATATTGGGTAGCCGGGGCCATAAACTGGAGTCTTGACCAATTCGAAAGATCATTTGGTGTAGTTGAAATAAGAGAACTGGAACTTGTTTAGTCAAGTAAGGGAAACTCAATCAAATTCGTAACTGTTTCGACTTCATTTTTCTATGATGTCTTTCTATATGAAAATTGGTTATTTATGATGTATGATGACCCTTGTTAAGCATCCATAGCTGAATGGTTAAGGCGTCCAATTCATAATTGATAAATTTGTGGGTTCAATTCCTGCTGGATGCAAAGATAATTGAAGTGACTCGTCTTCGAATCTACTTTGGTTGGAGCTcaaaaaaggaataaaaataaagaaattcAAGGAAGTTTTAACAAACCCTCGGGAGGTCATGGAatgcttttcttctcctcttattccatATGGAATACAATCATTTAAATTAAAATAAGAAGGAATGGGGGAATATTTGATCGTTCACTCAAAAAGGTCTCGGGTAGATAAAAAGAGGGTCTGTATAGGCACATCTACATGTGCCCTTATTATTGCACATCTAAGTGACTTAATAAAAAAATACACATGAATCTTCGCATAAGATCAATAACATAggacttagatgtgcaatactTACATCAATCTAGTTGTGCTTTAGCAAAACTGATAAAAGGAAGGTTATGTTCTGGGATGCGAACCTTCTCTGTCTACAGCACCAGAGCACTGTCAAATTGTGGCGCCGTATCATTGCCTTCTCTTTCAATCATCTCATCTCTAAAAGCAAATCTCAAAGGGGAGATGGCAAGCTTTCAACTTATACAAGGcaatcatatactccctccgtcccggatTAGTTATCTTAGATTCTAAGGCAACTAATTTGGGACAGTGGTAATAATAAAAGAGAACACAGTTGCCGGCCATCAGCAGTCACCAACTGATAGTCCATACTGGTACCATAAAAACATATGATTACATTTCACCCAATAATGCCAAATGCATAATTCAGTCGCTGCTAATGAAGACCAACAGAACAACAAACAGAAACGATTTCCCCCCACCACAAATACCTCTATGACCACTTGTTGGAGATTATggaacacacacaaaaaaggagCTATACCCAAACCAAACCAACCATGATGTCAAGCTGTCAGTCGTCAAGCTGAAAAACCAGCTGCGGTAGCTATAAGCAAAAGCAGCTAAACCCGACTAACACAAACAGAGATGTTAAACTAACATGTCACAACacccagaaaataaaaggaaattaGTTGCCTCTTAACTCAGTTTTGTTGAGATGGCCTCCTCAATATGTTCTGCTCCCTTCAGCTCAAGGGAACCATCACCTATAATCTCAGACGACGAGCCCCCCGCCACATTTAGTTTGATGTGCACCGAGCCAACCTTAACAACACCAGTTGGAGACTCATTCACAATGCCTTTTGCTTGCCCATCCATATGACCAGTTGATAAGCCCTCTGGTTTCTTGACCAATGTAGCCTTCATATCCCTAGTTATCCCAGATGcaccgtctttcatacgatctgatGGGTCGTGACCACCAAACTCCTGAGAAAGACCTTTTCTTCCAGAACAATTGGGTTCAGTTGAGCTTATAAGAGGTTGTGATTCACAGTCACTATAAACTTTTCCATTAGATTTTGCCAGTTCGCTCAAGCCAGCATGTTCCCTTCCAACATTTTTTGGTGACACAGAAACAGAACAGCCCTCATTCTGTCGATGAATATCATCTAAGCTATGCCGTTCTGTTTTTGCATGCTCAGGTTGATCAACAGGTGATACTGCGTCCTTTTTTAGTACTTGTGTAACCACTCCATCTTTCGTTTGGCTTGTCTTGTCAGGTTGCTCACAAGCACCACTATCCTGTCCAGTTTTCCCTGAATGTGGATCTTTGCTGCTAATGCCTTCACCTACTTCAGCAGGTTCACCCTCCCCAACAACACTCCTTTTAGCAACAAGTGCTGGAACATAAGCAAGTCCACCGAAACTTCTGCCCAAATGTCTGCGCTTCTGTTCTAGCATTGCTTTCTGCCTCCCTTCATAGAAAGGAAAGTCATCGAGAATCGATGTCGTCATTGGACTACTCTTAAATAGCTTTAGCATGTTTATTCCCGACTTATAAGGTATCTAAAGGAAAGAAATGACCGGCATCAGTACACAGTATAtaatctcttgtgttcaatcctGACAATTTAACAAAAATTACCTCTTGTGTATCTCGGCTGTTGGTAACAggcttgttctcgttgttctctaaGATGATGTGTCGAAAGGTGGAATTTGGCACATCCTTTACTAGATGCCACTTCAGTGGGAAGCTCCCAGACCACTTATCTTGCTGCCAGAAATCCATGTCTTTGTGAAAATCCACAGGGCCAACCATTTCAGCAACACCACAAAATTGCCCACTTGTATTAACCTACAGAAAGTGTTGGTATGTCAAACCCGtacataaagaaaagaaaa includes:
- the LOC123448786 gene encoding YTH domain-containing protein ECT4-like; its protein translation is MMSGFGTNSAMGSSSLPSRVVYNTGSDLPVEYIYDQGLSYPATNGYAYYAGFEPPVGWSENTNYWGVDGQYLQLQNDNLPYVYCTPGYEFSYSSQDQYTYMPGMFMGVDGSVVGSQQYFTNPYQPPGSPSGYFPIYLQPTTDLSSAVSLEPPVFSTGTSVASRHANTSIKDTHQMSGNTMASQTVPSGNPAIGSSHHAYQNQSTNKPSDLPGANVARHDKPSTSHLTVLVDTDKNFQAASGRGSSGDNGQSTDRPEVGPVAAMVGEGAQSKAVSSSAVKNIVIHPDQYNKADFPCDHPDAKFFVIKSYSEDDVHKSIKYNVWSSTPNGNRRLDAAYSDAKGSQMKCPIFLFFSVNTSGQFCGVAEMVGPVDFHKDMDFWQQDKWSGSFPLKWHLVKDVPNSTFRHIILENNENKPVTNSRDTQEIPYKSGINMLKLFKSSPMTTSILDDFPFYEGRQKAMLEQKRRHLGRSFGGLAYVPALVAKRSVVGEGEPAEVGEGISSKDPHSGKTGQDSGACEQPDKTSQTKDGVVTQVLKKDAVSPVDQPEHAKTERHSLDDIHRQNEGCSVSVSPKNVGREHAGLSELAKSNGKVYSDCESQPLISSTEPNCSGRKGLSQEFGGHDPSDRMKDGASGITRDMKATLVKKPEGLSTGHMDGQAKGIVNESPTGVVKVGSVHIKLNVAGGSSSEIIGDGSLELKGAEHIEEAISTKLS